Below is a window of Halolamina sp. CBA1230 DNA.
CCGGCGACGGCGACTACTGGCCCACCGAGTGGGCCGATGAGTACGGCACCGACATGCGGCTCGCGGACTACTTCGCGAGCCAGTACGGCTACGAGCCGACGGGGCAGCGCTCGGTCCCGCCGTTCCGTGTGAGTATCGCGCTGAGCCACTCCGGCACCGGGATCGAGGGCGTGATGGAGGGTCGCGTCGACATCGGCGACTCCAGCGCGCCCGCCGCGGCCGAACTGGCAGGGAGCGATCCATCCGAGGAGACGCTGAACAACTTCGTCGACCACGTTGTCGGCGTCGACGGCCAGCCGATCGTGGTCAGCCGTGAGATCGCCGACGCGGGCGTCGAGAGCATCACCATCGAGGAGCTTCGCCAGATCTACCGACAGGAGATCACCAACTGGAACGAGGTCGGTGGCCCCGACCGCGAGATCCTCGCGCTCGGCCGCGCCGAGGGCTCCGGGACCGACACCGCGTTCCGGAACAACGTCTACGGCGACCCCAACGCGCCGATCAGCCCCGATCAGCGCTTCGGCCAGAACCAACAGCTCCAGCAGGCCGTCGGGCAGGCCAACAACGCGATCGCGTACATCGCGCTGGCGTTCGTCGAGCCCGACGGCGCGACGCCGCCGATCGGCCTCGAGATCGACGGCACGATGTACGAGTACGGGAAGAACCTCGGCTCGCAGGAGTACCCGCTGTCGCGAGACCTCCACGCCTACACCTGGGAGGGAACCTCCCGGAAGGAGGCCGCGTTCATCAACTTCTGTCTGAGCGACTTCGGACAGGAGAACTTCGTCGCCGCGAACAACTACTTCAAGCTCCCGCAGAGCCGCCTCGAGACCCAGCGCGAGAAGGTCGCGGCGTCGAACTACGAGTAGCCCGGCGGCTGACCGCGATCGGCCGCGGCCGACCTTCCACTACCCATTTATAAGCGATACATGCACACATGACACAGCGACTCCAGTCAGTACAGGATCTCCCGACCCGGCTCCGCGCGTACGCGGTCGAGCGTGCCCACGCCGCTCGGCAGTGGGCACGCGACTACCGCTCGCGGACCGAGGACGGCGCCATCGCGATGCACGGTCTGATCGTCGCCTCGGTGGTGGTGACGTTCCTGGCCTTCTTCGCCGGCTCGCGGTGGACCATCATCCCGATCGCGGCGTTCCTGGGCACGATGGGCGTCGGCTGGTCCCGCTACCAGGCGGAGGCCGCGAAGGCGCTCACCCTCCTCACCACCGTGG
It encodes the following:
- a CDS encoding PstS family phosphate ABC transporter substrate-binding protein encodes the protein MAPDPEAGRVSRRKFIVTTGAAGAAAVAGCSGGGGTETEANESGGGSGGGGGGSNEDNGSSNDSGGLDTSVLTGDGSSTVFPITNTAASYWNSNPEAGDGDYWPTEWADEYGTDMRLADYFASQYGYEPTGQRSVPPFRVSIALSHSGTGIEGVMEGRVDIGDSSAPAAAELAGSDPSEETLNNFVDHVVGVDGQPIVVSREIADAGVESITIEELRQIYRQEITNWNEVGGPDREILALGRAEGSGTDTAFRNNVYGDPNAPISPDQRFGQNQQLQQAVGQANNAIAYIALAFVEPDGATPPIGLEIDGTMYEYGKNLGSQEYPLSRDLHAYTWEGTSRKEAAFINFCLSDFGQENFVAANNYFKLPQSRLETQREKVAASNYE